Proteins from a single region of Bacteroidia bacterium:
- the mqnC gene encoding dehypoxanthine futalosine cyclase, which yields MTTQDILNKYNKSEFISLEEGVELYKTAPLADLLYAANEIRQKLHPNNIVTWQIDRNVNISNVCFVQCSFCNFCRKANNDDSYTTTIEEYRKKILELFELGGDQLLLQGGMNPKLGLSFYVDLFKTLKNEFPKLKLHALGPPEVAYLAKKENQSFKEILEVLIKSGLDSLPGAGAEILSNRVRTELSKGKCSVEDWLDVMRVAHKMGLYTSATMMFGHIETIEERIQHLIYIRDVQSEKPKNVPGFNAFIPWPVQLTDTKLGQEKQIAPVSNTEYLRMLTISRIMLPNVPNIQASWLTVGKNTAQLALHGGANDLGSIMIEENVVSSAGANYSLNAMGMKKLIETAGFIPKQRNQKYEFV from the coding sequence ATGACTACTCAAGATATTCTTAATAAATATAATAAGTCCGAATTTATTTCACTTGAAGAAGGTGTTGAGCTTTACAAAACTGCGCCACTTGCCGATTTACTTTATGCTGCAAATGAAATAAGACAGAAACTGCATCCAAATAATATTGTTACCTGGCAAATTGACAGAAACGTAAATATTTCAAATGTTTGTTTTGTACAATGTTCTTTCTGTAATTTTTGCAGAAAAGCAAATAATGATGATTCTTACACAACCACTATTGAAGAATACAGAAAAAAAATTCTGGAACTTTTTGAATTGGGCGGTGACCAACTTCTTTTACAAGGAGGGATGAACCCCAAATTAGGACTTAGTTTTTATGTTGATTTATTTAAAACTTTAAAAAACGAATTTCCAAAACTAAAACTTCATGCACTCGGTCCACCAGAAGTTGCTTATCTTGCAAAAAAGGAAAATCAAAGTTTTAAAGAAATTCTTGAAGTACTTATAAAATCAGGACTTGATAGTTTGCCCGGAGCCGGTGCCGAAATATTGAGTAACAGAGTCCGCACTGAACTTTCTAAAGGTAAATGTTCTGTTGAAGACTGGCTGGATGTTATGCGTGTTGCACATAAAATGGGGCTTTATACTTCAGCAACTATGATGTTTGGACACATTGAAACTATAGAAGAAAGAATTCAACATTTAATTTATATCCGCGATGTTCAAAGCGAAAAACCAAAAAATGTTCCTGGTTTTAATGCATTTATTCCCTGGCCTGTTCAGCTTACCGACACAAAACTTGGACAAGAAAAACAAATTGCACCTGTATCAAATACCGAATATTTACGAATGTTAACAATTAGCAGAATTATGTTGCCAAATGTTCCAAATATTCAGGCATCGTGGTTAACTGTTGGAAAAAACACGGCTCAGCTGGCTTTACATGGTGGTGCTAATGATCTTGGTTCAATAATGATAGAAGAAAATGTTGTTTCTTCAGCAGGTGCAAATTATTCGTTAAATGCTATGGGAATGAAAAAATTAATTGAAACAGCGGGTTTTATTCCAAAACAAAGAAATCAGAAGTACGAATTTGTTTAA
- a CDS encoding non-canonical purine NTP diphosphatase yields MQLVFASNNQHKLSEIQFIIGKEFQLITLSEAGFTGDIPEDQNTLEGNALEKARYIFSKLGVNCFADDTGLEVEALNGEPGVYSARYAGHTNNSENNIAKLLLNIKNKTNRKAQFRTVIALIINGKEFLFEGIVKGIIIKEKRGSIGFGYDPIFVPDGYNNTFAEMPINEKNKISHRANAIHKLADFLKKDNLIP; encoded by the coding sequence ATGCAATTAGTATTTGCTTCTAACAACCAGCATAAATTATCAGAAATTCAATTTATTATTGGCAAAGAATTTCAACTAATCACATTATCAGAAGCCGGATTTACTGGCGATATTCCGGAAGATCAAAATACTTTAGAAGGGAATGCACTTGAAAAAGCGAGGTATATTTTTTCAAAACTTGGTGTAAATTGCTTTGCCGATGATACTGGACTTGAAGTTGAAGCATTAAACGGAGAACCTGGAGTTTATTCGGCAAGATACGCAGGTCATACAAATAATTCTGAAAATAACATAGCAAAACTATTATTAAATATTAAGAATAAAACTAATCGCAAAGCACAATTCAGAACTGTTATTGCATTAATAATAAATGGCAAAGAATTTCTTTTTGAAGGTATAGTTAAAGGAATTATTATTAAGGAGAAAAGAGGAAGCATCGGATTTGGTTACGACCCAATATTTGTTCCTGACGGATATAACAATACATTTGCAGAAATGCCTATTAACGAGAAAAATAAAATAAGCCATAGAGCAAACGCAATACACAAGCTTGCAGATTTCCTTAAAAAAGACAATTTAATACCATAA
- the ssb gene encoding single-stranded DNA-binding protein has product MEKMINKVELSGFIGLNPEVKTLPNGNKVLKFSLATSTNHKDREGQWVRDTTWHNVVMWNKLADAASNEIKKGSRVSLTGKLANRTFTDKEGKKRFITEIVAVTYEIIAAETVKAE; this is encoded by the coding sequence ATGGAAAAAATGATTAACAAAGTAGAACTTAGCGGATTTATCGGATTAAATCCTGAAGTAAAAACATTACCAAATGGTAATAAAGTATTAAAATTTTCGCTTGCAACAAGCACAAACCATAAAGACCGTGAAGGTCAATGGGTGCGTGATACAACATGGCATAATGTTGTAATGTGGAATAAACTTGCAGATGCAGCTAGTAACGAAATTAAAAAAGGTAGCAGAGTTTCGCTAACCGGTAAACTTGCAAATCGCACTTTTACAGATAAAGAAGGAAAAAAGCGCTTTATCACCGAAATAGTTGCTGTTACTTATGAAATAATAGCTGCTGAAACAGTAAAAGCAGAGTAA
- a CDS encoding PKD domain-containing protein, translating into MKLLIISIISIFLCWQNVYSQNISLVSPLNNIVIDTNSINFNWNKEANILYYVIQISNDSSFNSVLLTDSTGLTEKTFSSFTSCEKYFWRVRGKKITQYSNWSNFNTFILFNPKCIPQLSLWLSADTGIVETLGKVSEWHDLSGNNNDAVQLVSANAPFYYPSDDSINGMPTVFFDGLNSFLNGTIINNIDISSNTILTVCSGEPEPLNANAGIFCINNFGSGFWFERWTNGTSSLLYSTNGNYFYTSPSTLNELGFNYKVLGSEKLINSFVKLFINNTLAGQSTSPQISSTFTNANYNIGYAPGFQYYHGNIPEIIVYNQLLNDSLFNLANKYLFDKYAPPVNLGFDIDVTSSLCDTIIHAGNRFVSYLWSTGETTESISVNTSGTYTITVTNIFGIQSSDSIYIKYPSVELNDTMFCSNSSVQISSNLGSGFTYLWSTGETTSSININTPNSYWVSVTTGSCSKVSNTIQVTEDSFPIIASLGNDTNLCSSNLIGLVAPAPLPSGLSYYWSTGETIPNIAVNSISDFYYITVTNSNGCVAKDTIWVNILGTAPVIDFANSASCSNETIQFTNLSTPVGSSWNWNFGDSQTSSSQNPAHLYTSGGVYNVTLEVSVGSCSNSRTKQITIPEAPTSAFNISTACVGNEFSFFDQSTVPMGDTIISWDWNFGDSTPHSTSKNSQHIYLSSGSYSVALIIQTQKSCSDTVIHVINVVSNSIHPSYFELCSPTNGLILSDQSIDFIWNNSNNASLYTLQYSTDNTFLNNVSTFSNIQFNNFHTILSSVGQYYWRVIAYNICNDSVISSINSFNYFLPNNLQDNVIWLSADSVELNSNTVHTWYDKSGNNYNSTQVISDQQPLFVNNDSLLNNHPIIRFDGNNDLFNGTLINGINDTSLSIFIVAKGYSQGGNEAGFFNISNWTNGFWFNRRISDQNLSLYNNGDYFWTTPLSLPSTGFPFKILEGVKIINIKTQLYINEILSNESTVPLLNSAFINDNYIIGYSQGFSYLNGEIAEIILYNRALPNNERKQVEKYIHDKYAPPVNLGPDIQSTNFCPVTIDAINRYVKYNWSTTNLISGDTLSKITVTKPGQYSVTVTDVFGATSVDTIKIFMPFNGFSDTTICFNSLATFNSNLSHLFTFNWSDLTTDSLITVSDSGNYWVQITDSLGCSNIDSFFVNIDFFPLTATLGPDTISVCSGNSISLQSGANQTTNYLWNDNSTNSNLIVNSTGNYWVLVTNNRGCTATDTVYVNIQGTAPLPGFYYTNTCLNDQTIFTDTSQTLDGSNINAWQWIINNDTTITQNTSNIFNGIGNYQVILTVTTDSNCSNTISKNITIHPNPLADYSVSGTCMGGTSYFTNLSLISQGSLSNMNWSFGDSNYSILLNPQHTFSDIGFYQVQLIATSNEGCTDTITKNIEIKYAPTANFDFSPACTGSATWFFDLTETLNIFPIIKWNWDFGDASTSLQQNPQHIYSAVGQYPVSLIIKSLNGCEDTITNLISVSAPPVAGFVGDSTCFGLPLQFTDTSSVLNDSIYKWQWDFGNNTHSNQQNNLVNYSDTGNYIVNLTVTSTVDCIDQVSKIIKVFPLPVPGFLSLPDLGAPPLLVNFTNNSNDLSYWSFGDGQTSQINSPVHVFNDTGNYIVWLKSENSHGCIDSTSRSIKVVPNIFDLAILSVDYTNNSGYLTIHTIIANVGTMPIIKPILTLSSDKNTPIVEIYQDTIFSGEILDYYFTSLLPYNETFPQKYVCVKGSLSQSIIDKDLTNNEACKTIVLSNVILNLYPNPSSTEINLDLNITIPGDSKLDIFDKEGRMVYSNHAQLSIGFNRLTISVMDFAKGKYTLTLKTPEGENTTEFIKY; encoded by the coding sequence ATGAAACTACTTATAATCTCAATAATTAGTATTTTTCTCTGTTGGCAAAATGTTTATTCGCAAAATATTTCACTTGTTAGTCCTTTAAACAACATTGTTATTGACACTAATTCTATTAATTTTAACTGGAATAAAGAGGCAAATATTCTTTATTATGTTATACAAATTTCAAACGACTCTAGCTTTAATTCGGTTTTATTAACAGACTCAACTGGTTTAACCGAAAAAACTTTTAGTTCATTTACAAGTTGTGAAAAATATTTTTGGAGAGTTAGAGGGAAAAAAATAACACAATACTCAAATTGGTCAAATTTTAATACTTTCATACTTTTTAATCCAAAATGTATTCCCCAACTTTCTCTCTGGCTTAGTGCAGATACTGGTATTGTTGAAACATTAGGTAAAGTTTCAGAATGGCACGATCTATCTGGCAACAATAACGATGCTGTTCAGTTGGTTAGTGCAAATGCCCCATTTTATTACCCATCTGATGATTCTATAAATGGTATGCCAACTGTATTTTTTGATGGGTTAAATTCTTTTCTAAACGGAACTATTATTAATAATATTGATATTAGTTCAAATACAATATTAACAGTTTGCTCTGGAGAACCTGAGCCATTAAATGCTAATGCAGGAATATTTTGTATTAATAATTTCGGAAGTGGCTTCTGGTTTGAAAGATGGACAAACGGTACAAGTTCATTATTATACTCAACAAATGGAAATTATTTTTATACTTCGCCCAGTACCTTAAACGAATTAGGCTTTAACTATAAAGTTCTTGGATCAGAAAAGTTAATAAATTCATTTGTTAAGTTATTTATAAATAACACTCTTGCAGGTCAATCCACTTCACCTCAAATTAGTTCCACTTTTACAAATGCAAACTACAATATTGGATATGCTCCCGGATTTCAATATTATCATGGAAATATTCCCGAAATAATTGTTTATAATCAATTGCTAAATGATAGTTTATTTAATCTTGCCAATAAATATTTATTTGATAAATATGCGCCGCCAGTAAACTTAGGTTTTGACATTGATGTTACATCAAGTTTATGTGATACAATTATTCATGCAGGAAATAGATTTGTATCATATCTCTGGAGTACAGGAGAAACCACAGAATCTATTTCGGTAAATACGTCAGGTACTTATACAATTACCGTCACAAATATTTTTGGCATTCAATCATCTGATTCGATATATATTAAATATCCCTCAGTTGAACTTAATGATACAATGTTTTGTTCAAATAGTTCTGTTCAGATTTCTTCTAATCTTGGCTCTGGTTTTACCTATCTCTGGTCAACCGGAGAAACTACTTCATCAATTAATATAAACACACCAAATTCATATTGGGTATCAGTAACAACAGGCAGTTGTTCGAAAGTTTCTAATACAATTCAGGTAACCGAAGATTCTTTTCCAATAATCGCATCTTTAGGAAACGATACTAATCTTTGTTCTTCTAATTTAATAGGATTAGTTGCTCCAGCACCTCTTCCCTCTGGACTTTCTTATTACTGGTCAACAGGAGAAACCATTCCAAACATTGCCGTAAATAGTATTTCTGACTTTTATTATATTACTGTAACAAATAGTAATGGTTGCGTAGCAAAGGATACTATTTGGGTTAATATTTTAGGAACAGCTCCTGTAATTGATTTTGCAAATAGTGCCAGTTGTTCAAACGAAACTATTCAATTCACTAATCTTTCAACTCCAGTTGGTAGTTCATGGAATTGGAATTTTGGAGATAGTCAAACATCCTCTTCACAAAATCCTGCTCATTTATATACTTCTGGTGGTGTTTATAATGTAACACTTGAAGTAAGTGTAGGTAGCTGTAGTAATTCCAGAACAAAGCAAATAACAATACCAGAAGCGCCGACTAGTGCGTTCAATATTTCAACTGCTTGTGTTGGAAATGAATTTTCTTTTTTTGATCAAAGTACAGTCCCAATGGGAGATACTATCATTTCATGGGATTGGAATTTTGGCGATTCTACACCGCATTCTACTTCCAAAAACTCACAACATATTTATTTATCTTCAGGTTCTTATTCTGTTGCACTTATTATTCAAACTCAGAAAAGTTGTTCGGATACGGTAATTCATGTTATAAACGTTGTTAGTAATTCAATACATCCTTCTTATTTTGAACTTTGTTCACCAACTAATGGGCTTATTTTATCAGATCAATCAATTGATTTTATCTGGAATAATTCAAATAATGCAAGTTTATATACATTACAATATTCTACAGACAACACTTTTTTAAACAACGTTTCAACATTTTCAAATATTCAATTCAATAATTTTCATACTATATTATCTTCTGTAGGTCAATATTACTGGAGAGTAATTGCCTATAATATTTGTAACGATTCTGTTATTTCTTCAATAAATAGTTTTAATTACTTCCTCCCAAACAATCTGCAGGATAATGTTATTTGGCTTTCTGCTGATTCCGTTGAGTTAAATAGTAACACCGTGCATACTTGGTATGATAAAAGTGGAAATAACTATAATTCAACACAGGTAATTTCAGACCAACAACCATTATTTGTAAATAATGACTCATTATTAAATAATCATCCAATTATTAGATTTGATGGTAATAATGACTTATTTAACGGAACATTAATTAATGGAATAAATGATACTTCTTTATCTATATTTATTGTAGCCAAAGGTTATTCACAGGGAGGTAATGAAGCTGGTTTTTTTAACATTAGCAACTGGACTAACGGTTTTTGGTTCAATAGAAGAATTTCTGATCAAAATTTAAGTTTATATAATAATGGCGATTATTTTTGGACAACTCCATTATCGCTTCCCAGCACAGGTTTCCCATTCAAAATATTAGAAGGTGTTAAAATCATAAATATTAAAACTCAATTATATATTAACGAAATTTTAAGCAATGAATCTACTGTTCCATTATTAAATAGCGCATTTATTAATGATAACTATATTATTGGATATAGTCAGGGATTTAGTTATTTAAATGGAGAAATAGCAGAAATTATTTTATATAATAGGGCACTTCCAAATAATGAGCGAAAACAAGTTGAAAAATATATTCATGACAAATATGCACCTCCTGTTAACCTTGGTCCAGATATACAGTCAACAAATTTTTGCCCTGTGACTATTGATGCAATAAACAGATATGTTAAATATAATTGGAGCACAACAAACCTTATTTCTGGTGACACTCTTTCTAAAATAACGGTCACCAAACCAGGACAATACTCTGTAACCGTTACTGATGTTTTTGGAGCAACTTCTGTGGATACCATAAAAATATTTATGCCTTTTAATGGATTTAGCGATACTACAATTTGTTTTAATTCTTTAGCAACATTTAACAGTAATTTATCTCATCTTTTTACTTTTAACTGGTCTGACCTTACAACAGATTCATTAATTACTGTTTCAGACTCAGGCAATTATTGGGTGCAAATAACCGATTCACTTGGTTGTAGCAATATAGATTCTTTTTTTGTAAATATCGATTTTTTCCCTTTAACTGCTACTCTTGGACCTGATACAATTTCTGTCTGTTCTGGAAATTCTATTTCTTTACAGTCAGGTGCAAATCAAACAACAAATTATCTATGGAATGACAATTCTACAAATTCCAATTTAATTGTTAATTCAACAGGCAATTACTGGGTTTTGGTAACAAATAACAGAGGCTGTACTGCGACTGATACAGTTTACGTAAACATACAAGGAACCGCACCATTACCTGGATTCTATTATACAAATACTTGTTTGAATGATCAAACAATATTTACCGACACCTCGCAAACACTAGATGGTAGTAATATTAATGCCTGGCAATGGATTATTAATAATGACACAACAATAACACAAAACACATCAAATATTTTTAATGGCATTGGTAATTATCAAGTTATACTAACTGTAACAACTGACAGTAATTGTTCAAATACCATTTCAAAAAACATAACAATTCACCCTAATCCATTGGCAGATTATAGTGTTTCCGGTACTTGTATGGGAGGAACAAGTTATTTCACAAACTTAAGTTTGATTTCTCAGGGTTCTTTATCAAACATGAACTGGAGTTTTGGGGATAGCAATTATTCAATTCTACTAAACCCACAACACACTTTTTCTGATATTGGCTTTTATCAGGTACAACTTATTGCTACAAGTAATGAAGGATGCACAGATACTATCACAAAAAATATTGAGATTAAATATGCACCAACAGCAAATTTTGATTTTTCACCGGCATGTACGGGTTCAGCAACCTGGTTTTTTGATTTAACTGAAACTCTTAATATTTTCCCAATTATTAAATGGAATTGGGATTTTGGCGATGCCAGTACATCATTACAACAAAATCCACAACATATTTATTCAGCAGTTGGGCAATACCCTGTTAGCTTAATAATAAAGTCATTAAACGGTTGCGAAGACACCATAACTAATTTAATTTCTGTTTCTGCACCACCAGTTGCAGGATTTGTTGGTGATAGCACTTGTTTTGGGCTACCTCTTCAATTTACAGATACTTCATCTGTGTTAAACGATAGCATTTATAAGTGGCAATGGGATTTTGGTAACAATACACACTCAAATCAACAAAATAATTTAGTGAACTATAGCGACACAGGTAATTATATAGTTAATTTAACAGTCACCTCAACTGTTGACTGTATTGATCAGGTTTCAAAAATAATTAAAGTATTTCCACTTCCTGTACCGGGCTTTTTAAGTTTACCAGATTTAGGTGCTCCTCCATTACTAGTAAATTTTACAAATAATTCAAATGATCTCAGTTATTGGAGTTTTGGCGATGGGCAAACAAGTCAGATAAACTCACCTGTTCATGTGTTTAACGATACAGGAAATTACATCGTTTGGCTTAAATCAGAAAATTCTCATGGCTGTATCGACTCTACTTCTAGATCAATAAAGGTTGTTCCAAATATCTTCGATCTGGCAATTTTAAGTGTCGATTATACTAATAATTCAGGTTATTTAACAATTCACACAATAATTGCAAATGTTGGAACTATGCCAATAATAAAACCAATACTTACTCTTAGCTCAGATAAAAATACTCCTATTGTTGAAATTTATCAGGATACTATTTTCTCCGGCGAAATCCTTGATTATTATTTTACTTCACTGCTGCCTTATAATGAGACATTCCCACAGAAATATGTTTGTGTAAAAGGTAGTCTTTCTCAAAGTATTATTGATAAAGATCTTACAAATAATGAAGCGTGCAAAACTATTGTTTTAAGTAATGTTATATTAAATCTTTATCCTAATCCTTCTTCTACAGAAATAAATCTGGATTTAAATATAACCATACCCGGAGATTCTAAATTAGATATTTTTGATAAAGAAGGTCGTATGGTTTATTCAAATCATGCACAACTAAGCATAGGTTTTAACAGACTTACAATTAGCGTTATGGATTTTGCAAAAGGAAAATACACACTAACACTAAAAACACCAGAAGGTGAGAACACAACTGAATTTATTAAATATTAA
- a CDS encoding von Willebrand factor type A domain-containing protein, whose translation MKTTFLLIMLLTGLWISPVTAPIPDSISGFVTDANTGKAIDNATVSLYRDGNFVTSVKTGTSGAYVFSKLIPAKYLIKATKNGYSNWTGKTLELKKGEFKSVSISLSQIVEVLVDELQQEQVMDKKNCNVGAAMKTKCAESQAYFASPASYDMIEVEHNTEEYDKINENAFKEALSNPLSTFSADVDKASYSNVRRFLNQNQMPYKDAVRVEEMINYFEYNYPQPTNGDPFSINMEIGKCPWNEKHDIVMVGLQGENIAATKIPASNLVFLIDVSGSMGDVNKLPLLKQAFKILVSNLRDEDKVAMVVYAGAAGCVLESTAGNKKETINAALEQLSSGGSTAGGAGIQLAYKIAKENYIVGGNNRVILATDGDFNVGASSDGEMTRLIEEKRKGGVFISILGFGMGNYKDSKMEKIADAGNGNYYYIDNIMEAKKVFGKELWGTLYTIAKDVKIQVEFNPSKVKAYRLIGYENRLLNKEDFNDDTKDAGEIGCGHTVTALYEIIPADSDESVNITDPLEYQQTKVVKSGDIMTVKLRYKKPDEDVSKLIVNKIKESDRKVVNTNNFTFACAVSEFGMLLRESEFKANSSFASVLALAKVSKGEDKEGYRSEFMKLVETAELLKK comes from the coding sequence ATGAAAACAACATTTTTATTAATTATGCTACTTACAGGATTATGGATTAGTCCAGTAACAGCTCCGATACCTGATTCAATTTCAGGTTTTGTAACAGATGCAAACACCGGTAAAGCAATAGATAATGCAACCGTATCGCTTTACAGAGACGGTAACTTTGTAACCTCGGTAAAAACTGGAACAAGTGGTGCATATGTTTTTTCGAAATTAATTCCAGCAAAGTATTTAATTAAAGCAACAAAGAATGGTTATAGTAATTGGACTGGTAAAACTTTGGAATTAAAAAAGGGAGAGTTTAAGTCTGTCTCAATTTCATTATCTCAAATTGTTGAAGTACTTGTTGATGAATTACAGCAAGAGCAGGTGATGGATAAAAAAAATTGTAATGTGGGTGCTGCAATGAAAACAAAATGTGCAGAATCTCAGGCATATTTTGCTTCACCTGCTTCATACGATATGATAGAAGTTGAACATAATACCGAAGAATATGATAAAATTAATGAAAATGCATTTAAAGAAGCCCTTTCAAACCCATTATCAACTTTTTCAGCAGATGTAGATAAGGCATCTTATTCTAATGTAAGAAGATTTTTAAATCAAAATCAAATGCCATATAAAGATGCAGTTAGAGTTGAAGAAATGATTAATTATTTTGAATATAATTATCCACAGCCAACTAATGGTGATCCTTTTTCAATTAATATGGAAATTGGAAAATGTCCATGGAACGAAAAACATGATATTGTTATGGTAGGTTTACAAGGTGAAAATATTGCAGCTACAAAAATTCCAGCTAGCAATCTGGTTTTCTTAATTGATGTTTCTGGTTCAATGGGTGATGTAAATAAACTGCCACTTTTAAAACAAGCATTTAAAATTCTTGTAAGTAATTTAAGAGATGAAGACAAAGTTGCAATGGTTGTTTATGCAGGTGCAGCAGGTTGTGTACTTGAGTCAACAGCCGGGAATAAAAAAGAAACAATTAACGCAGCATTAGAGCAGTTAAGCTCTGGCGGAAGTACAGCTGGTGGAGCGGGTATTCAGTTAGCATATAAAATTGCAAAAGAAAATTATATTGTTGGTGGCAACAATCGAGTAATATTGGCTACAGATGGTGACTTTAACGTTGGTGCAAGTAGTGATGGTGAGATGACCAGACTTATTGAAGAAAAAAGAAAAGGTGGCGTTTTTATCAGCATACTTGGTTTTGGAATGGGCAATTATAAAGATTCTAAAATGGAAAAAATTGCAGATGCTGGAAATGGTAATTACTATTACATCGATAATATTATGGAAGCAAAAAAGGTGTTTGGAAAAGAATTATGGGGAACGCTTTATACAATTGCAAAAGATGTAAAAATTCAAGTAGAATTTAATCCTTCAAAAGTGAAGGCTTACAGACTAATTGGTTATGAAAACAGATTGTTAAATAAAGAAGATTTTAACGATGACACTAAAGATGCTGGTGAAATAGGTTGCGGTCATACAGTTACTGCACTTTATGAAATTATTCCTGCAGATTCAGATGAGTCGGTTAATATTACAGACCCATTAGAATATCAACAAACAAAAGTTGTAAAATCAGGCGATATTATGACTGTTAAACTTCGTTACAAAAAACCAGATGAAGATGTTTCTAAGTTAATTGTAAATAAAATAAAAGAAAGTGACAGGAAAGTAGTTAACACAAATAACTTTACATTTGCTTGTGCTGTTTCTGAATTTGGTATGCTTTTAAGAGAATCGGAATTTAAGGCAAATTCTTCATTTGCTTCAGTACTTGCTTTAGCAAAGGTTTCTAAAGGTGAAGACAAAGAAGGTTACAGATCAGAGTTTATGAAATTGGTTGAGACAGCGGAATTATTGAAAAAATAA
- a CDS encoding glycosyltransferase family 4 protein, with product MPRILYIVPHRINRSPGQRFRCEQYLNVLQERGFEIQYSNIISEKDDNIFYSKGKYPHKAWILVKSFYKRLTDIRKAKKFDIVFIYREAFMLGTTFFERLLQSRKALIIFDFDDAIWLNDTSEGNANLDWLKKPSKTASIIKIADLVLAGNTYLANYAKLFNPRIEIMPTTIDTDYHKRTIKIQQKSSICIGWTGTSTTLKHFETIVPALKKIKAIFGEKVYFKVIVNFPYRLPELNIEATQWSSEKEIEDLSEIDIGIMPLPDDEWSKGKCGFKGLQYMALEIPTIMSPVGVNSEIIKDGENGFLASTDEEWIEKLTLLIENENLRISLGKAGQKTVEENYSVNSFKDKYVQYFLNLLEIKKA from the coding sequence ATGCCTCGCATATTATATATTGTTCCACATAGAATAAACCGCTCTCCAGGGCAGAGATTTCGTTGCGAACAATACTTAAATGTTTTACAGGAAAGAGGTTTTGAAATACAATATTCAAATATTATTTCTGAAAAAGATGATAATATTTTCTATTCTAAAGGCAAATATCCTCACAAAGCATGGATATTAGTCAAGAGTTTTTATAAAAGACTCACAGATATCAGAAAAGCGAAGAAGTTTGATATAGTATTTATTTACAGAGAAGCATTTATGCTTGGAACTACTTTTTTTGAACGACTATTACAATCAAGAAAAGCTCTGATTATTTTTGATTTTGATGATGCAATATGGTTAAATGACACATCTGAAGGAAATGCTAATCTGGATTGGCTTAAAAAACCTTCTAAAACTGCATCGATAATAAAAATTGCAGATCTTGTTTTAGCTGGCAATACATATCTCGCAAATTATGCAAAATTATTCAACCCCAGAATTGAGATTATGCCAACCACTATTGATACCGATTATCATAAAAGAACTATTAAAATACAACAAAAATCAAGTATTTGCATAGGTTGGACAGGCACATCAACAACATTAAAGCATTTCGAAACAATTGTGCCAGCACTAAAAAAGATTAAAGCAATTTTTGGCGAAAAAGTTTACTTCAAAGTAATTGTAAATTTCCCATATCGATTACCTGAGCTAAATATTGAAGCAACTCAATGGTCGTCAGAAAAAGAAATTGAAGATCTTTCCGAAATTGATATCGGAATAATGCCATTACCTGATGATGAATGGTCAAAAGGGAAGTGTGGCTTTAAAGGCTTGCAGTATATGGCATTAGAAATTCCAACAATTATGTCTCCTGTTGGTGTAAATTCCGAAATTATTAAAGATGGAGAAAACGGTTTTCTTGCCTCAACAGATGAAGAATGGATTGAAAAACTTACACTTTTAATTGAAAACGAAAACTTACGTATTTCATTAGGTAAAGCCGGACAAAAAACTGTTGAAGAAAATTATAGCGTAAACTCATTTAAAGATAAATACGTTCAGTATTTCTTAAATTTATTGGAAATAAAAAAAGCGTAG